caaagatccTGTTCTTAATATAAGAAAAAGTAGAATTCAGGCTAAAGAgcattaaatgagacaaaaagaatACACTATAATGCTAAAGGCTACAGTGCACAAAAAAAAATATCAGTTATGAGTATCCATGCACAAAACAACACAGTAGCAACTTTCGTCAAGTGGAAACTCTAagaaatgcaaggagaaatagacaaagtATACTAAGATTAGAAAACTCTATTTCTCTCAGTGTGAGACAGATCAAAGagtcaaaaataaatgtaaggatACAGAATATCTAAACAATCAGGTAGATCTTATGCATAAATATCAAACCTTTTATCCTGATAATACCAGATAATACAGAATGTACCTCCTTTTCAGGTGTACATGGAACTTTCATGAAATTGACCATGTTAGGCTACAAAGAAAACCTCAATATTTTCCATATTGCATATTCAGACAGCATATTATTTCTGGATGCCTTTTCCCATCTTTTAACTtactgaggtgtaatttacaaataataaaatgtaccCATCTTGTGCACATTTCAATGCTTTTTGACAAATCAATATATCCAAGTAGCCATCACAgcaatcaaaatacagaaaatttccaTCATCCCCCCAAACTCCCTTGTACCTCTACAAGAGCCAATCTTCTCTCTCCACATCAGGCAATCAATTTACTTTCCATCACTATAGATTGGGTTTGTGCTTCCTAGAGTTTCATATGTacggaatcatacagtatacattattttgtgtctggcttcttttgctcagtttAACAGTTTTAAGATTCATCTATATTATTGCAttagtagttcattctttttttttttttttttttttgccgtacgcgggcctctcactgttgtggcctctcctgttgcagagcaacaggctccagacgcgcaggctcagcggccatggctcacaggcccagccgctccgcggcatgtgggatcttcccggcctggtcacgaacccgcgtcccctgcatcggcaggcggactctcaaccactgcgccaccagggaagcccagtagttcattctttttattgccaaacagtattccattgtatgaatgcacagtttgtttatccatttacttgtttatggacactttggttgtttccagttcctatctattatgaataaagataaCATGAACATTGATGTACAAGTCTCTGTgtagacatgttttcatttctcttggttagaTTTCCTAGGAGTGGAGTTACTGGGTTGTGTGGAAAGTGTATTTTCCCATTATTTCCAACAGTTTTGTGTCATCCTGATTTAGGCACATCTTGTAAATACCATATAGccacaagattttaaaaatagccaaTCTGAGCATTTGTCTTTTAATAAGGGAACTTAACCCAGGCACATTCATTCATCCTGACTACTGTGTTTGGACTTCTCCCTACCCAACttagttttctattttccattatttcttcttccctcccctcttctgcatttctttttcctcttttcttttagaatttacaTATAGTGAAGTATACGGATCTCCAGtggtgtattctgcttttttatttttaattttttttgttaattgagCTTCCCTTTTCCACTTTATTTCTGTTGGTTTAGGAGACATACATCTTACATTAGTTAGGATTAGGTTTGGCTATACAATTAAAGTAAAACCCAGGTAGCCTTTTCTAATGTATTGGCACACCTGGTCACTCAATTCCAAAGCCAACACTATCTAACAGTTCTCCCGCAGAAGAAGAACAACTCTCCAGTAAGAGCTCTGATTAAGACTATTTGGCTTGACCCTGATCACCCATGTTTGAAATAATCACAATGGCAAAGGGAATAAGGAGGTTCTAATTGGTCCAGTTtgactctaggtacctcatataagtggaattacagtatttgtcttttcgtgactggcttatttcacttagcataatgacatcaaggttcatccatattgtagtatgtgtcagaatAGTATAAACGCATACTATTCCactgcatgtatataccacattttggttattcattcatctgtttggACACACTTGTGTTGCTCCTAccccttggctattgtgaatagtgatgctaatgaacatgggtgtacaaatatctcttcaagatcctgctttcaattcttttgtatatattcccagaagtggaattgctggatcatatagtagttctatttaaaaatttttgaggaaccgtcatactattttccatagcagctgtaccattttacatttccaccagcagtacACAGCAGtcccaacttctccacatcctcgtcaacactTGTTGTTTATTTATCCTTAACAGCAGCCATCCTACTAGGTataaggtggtatctcattgtgatttcaaTTTGCACAATGATTcaatttccctaatgattagtgatgttgaacgtcttttcatgggctttttggccatctatatgtcttcttcagagaactgtctgttcaagtcctttgcctatttttaagtCTACCTCATTGTTTTTAAATGCTCATGACATTCCATAGTATAGGCATAACATAGTTAAAACTTTCTGATGgatatttacattcttttcaatttttctctattataaataGTGGTGCAGTAAACATCCTTCTATATACACTTCCTTGTACAcatgtgtgaattttttttacacatttatcATGCATTTACATCACACTGATCATGTGATGCAAATGCActgatcattttaaaagaaatcacctATATGATACCTGTAAATAACCAAAAAATAGAACTGGGCTCACACGATATctgcaatttttattttagtggatCCTGCCCAACTGCTGTCTGAAATGGTTATACTTATCTGCATTCTTGTCAGCACTACGTGACTATCCATTTCCTCATACCCTTGTTATATATATTGGAAAATCTTCTGGTCAGTCATTTGTCTTAATTTTGGGGGAAGCTGTTTTGCAGAGAAATCTAATTTTAATGTATCCACACTtagcaatcttttcttttatggcttttatgttcttcatcttcttttaaGAATTCTACTCAGAGCCTatacacatttttcttgtttttttcctaatactttcatagcttaaaaaatatttagacttTGATCCAGCTGAAACATTTTCTCGTGAAGGATATGAGGtagaaatctaatttttttttcaaatggataGCCAACTTGTCATTATAATACAATaatcactaacatttattgaaaaacactTACTTGTAACAGGTACTGTTCAATTCAACCCCATCTTAttggggttgttttgaggattaaacaaaacatttaaaaagggaaGCAAAGAAGGCATCAAATGGCTATGTGGTTTGCCCAATTCATACAGATATCAACTGGGGAAATCAGGATTCTAACCCTAATGGAATGACTCCACAATATGTGGCTTTTaatgtaatttccttttcatatagATTTGAAATACCAGCTTTATAACATACCAAATTGCCATAAATATATAGGTCTACTTATGGACTTTCTAGTCTGTTTCAATGATCTATTTGTCCATTCTTAGCTATGTTGTGATCATGTAAAACATCTAATCTGATTATGTTATCCACCCTAATTAAAGTTTTAATAACTCCCCATTGACCTTAGGATTAAGTCCAAACCCTTTAGCATGTCATAtaaagccccctccctcccacctcctacCTCTGGAGTCTCAGATGTGGGTACAGACACCTTCCCTTTCtagttctttttaaagattaactCAAACATAACTGCTTCTggtctttctcccctccccattccAACCAAGCAGAAAGAAATCATTCTTTCCACCTGTATGTCTACTCCCTCATACTTTTATCTTAGCATCATTATTTTACCGTATTTATTCATCTACATGTTTCTCTTTTCCATCATAAATGAGTATCTTGAGGATAAGACCATATCTTATTAAATACCTAGTATcaccttaataaatatttgttgagtaaatcaATATAAAATGACCATCAAATTATGTGAGCAATTATCTGATTTATAAAAAGatgcaacaaattttaaaatgacacaaaatataattttcaaaacaacattaaaggggcttccctggtggcgcagtggttgagagtccgcctgccgatgcaggggacacgggttcgtgccccagtccgggaagatcccacatgccgcggagcaactgggcccgtgagccatggccactgagcctgcgcgtccggagtctgtgctccgcaacgggagaggccacaacagtgagaggcccgcgtaccgcaaaaacaaaacaaaacagaacaaaaaaaactcaacaacaacaaaaatattaaaaagtgagtGTATTTAACCATACTGAGCTCATTACAGAGCAAATGGGTGAGTGGAATAATAATTCATGCTATAGCATGTTTAATGAACTGGCAAAAGAGAAAGTTGGTTgaaggaaggcagaggaaatTTGTCTTTTAAGAATTAGAACCGAGGGGCTCCATAATCATCTGGCATCCGCTCAATGTTGTACCTGATCAGAACAAAAAATTAACACTGGTAAGAAATGTGGGTCCAGAACCCACCTTAAAAACCCATCCTTTACTGATTACATCACTCTCACCTCCTGTTGTGAATCCTTTTTGTCAGTGGGAACTAAATTTTAAAGGCCTATCATAATGAATGATTTACAGCAAAATGCTGACTATATTATCTTTATTCTTCAAAGTGAGAAAGTTAAGTTGGGGAGCCAGGCTCTGAGTCCAGGTAAGTCCAAGGTCCTCACCCATATTCTTCCCATTCTGTTGTGTTTGTCCCAGGATAAAAGCTGGCCAATAATATCTGAGGACTGACATAGGAATATCCAAGAAGGATAAAAagcagcttttgtttgtttgtttgttttggcttaaAATAGtggtcatttatttattatttagtacAACTGTGAGGGCTGATTAGGTGGTTTTGTTGCTGGCCTCCCTGGACTCACAGACCTGCCAACAGCTTGGGGCCCAGCTGGCACTGGGTTTccacagcttttgtttttttaataaacttttagttTCCCAGATGAGGTGCTAATCACATGCACTAggtttcaaaaaaatatttctagccAAAAAGATTAGCTTGATTTTAATTACTGCTTTGTATTTAAAGCCACACATCTCCCTATTTCTTCTAGTGATCTTACTGTAACAATGTGAATGTCTGCCTCATTCCTAAATCCTAGCTCTATCTTTTGCCTTTGTTCTTGTTACTTTGCCTCATTTCTTCAAATAGAACTATGTAAACATTTGATACATCAATCTCTTTCAAATCCTTCTATAACTTGACCTCATTTTTAATTGATATCAATTATATACTTTTAATCACTTCCCTAAGAGAAAGTTCTCACCTATGGTTAGAAATGTACATGATGGGAACTCCAGGGATCTTCCGGATTCTTCGTTTAAGGTCCCGGTCAACTGTGGCCACAATGTAACACTTGTGCTGGAAGAGACCCATTGGGTGTTCACATAGAGCTCATTCAGTGATACTGGATACAACCACTGGCTAGTCTGAAGAACTATTCATTTTCACAGTAAATAGGAAAGGAAAGGCTAAACCAATTTGTTGAGTAGCTACTATGATCTAGGAGCTCAAATTTATAAGCTGCCTGGGCTGAATGTAGTTCTAAGAATCTTGAGAGGGAGAAGAtagaaaaactatttaaaagcTGCAAATTGGTTTTTGTCTTATAAGTGGAGAGGATTTTCGTATCTGTGACAGACAATTCCTTGGTTTTGGGAAAACGCCCTTAGAGGCTCTACACAAAGGTAGAGTAAGTGCCTTAGATCCGAGGGCACAACTTTTGCGGTCTGTGGCATCTCCGGGGCTGACTTACTCTGAGGCCTCCTAGCAGTGGGGGTAGGCTGCCTCCTTGGCCCTAAAGCCAGAATAGGATGATCTCCAGGACAAGTCTGAATCAAACAGCTCTAAAAGCACTAACATTTAGCTACAGTTTGGAACTAACTTGTATTGTACTTTACTTCCATCCTACCCAAATCTCTCACTGAGTTTTATAAAGAGTTGCAGATTGGTGTCAGCCATGCTGTGGGAAATTAAGGGAAATGCTGCCCCCACCCATGGGATGAAGTGGCTAAAAGGACGGCAGTGTGGTCACCAGATGAAGATGATTATCCTCAGCAGAGAGAGGCTCTTTAAGTGCAATCAGTAGCAAAAGTTCTTGTAGTATTTGACAAGGAAGCCAGAGCACAAGAATCAAAAACCTACTTATTCTAGGGTATGTGTGAAACAGCATCCTGGGAGACTTAGACATAACAAAATTCCTACACAGGGAGTAAATGGAACCTCACTTTAGATTCACAGGGAGGTGGAATCTGATACATTATTATGTCTATACTCACTCACTTAAACCATCTCACAGAGAAGATTTGTGGAATAAAGAATCAGTAAATGCTCCAAATTACACACCCAATAAATGCAAGTGCTAAGATTTGAAATCCTCCCTCAGCCAGTgatctttccattatggttacaGTATACACTTCCAATCCATTTTCTCAAGTAAATGAGGACACCTACACTTCACATGAAGGgattctatataattttttttttatcatttatattcctagatactttacaTGAACATTCAGGAAataagtttatcttttttttttttaaatagcacaaAGTACATATTAAAAATGATGATACCTGAGTTACTCTTTGTACTAAGCAGTCATCTGCATAGGTTCCTTTGTGTGTGCATGGTAATCGTTCAAATCTTGGATCCTTGGCAATCCTATATGGTTATAAAAGTGGATTAATGAAAACATTCAAGCAATTGAATAACTTTATGACTCTCAATCAGTGAAATAAGAGTAATGTGATGTATCTGGAGCTTTTAAGACACCCCTCTCCTCCTGAAGCTTATCTTCTAATTGAAAGACAATTTAGAGAGAAGGGAATTACTGACTGACAGCTGCTGTGCCTTACATCATGTACTTGTCACAAAACTGAattattatatttccattttacagataaagaagcaGATTCAGAGAGATTGATTAATTTGTTCAAAGCTACACAGCTGGgaaaagccaggattcaaaaccaAATCAATTTTAACCTAACCATTTTACTTTTAGAAAGTTGTCTTACACACATGTACAAGAATATAGGCACAAGGATGTCACTACTACACAGTTTAGAAGAGTGGAAAATTGGAGATAATCTGATTATCCACCAGCAAGGTAAAAGTTAAATACATTTTGGTACCCctatcctattttaaaaaatgaggtagaGTTGTATGTACCaatgtggaaggaaaaaaaaggaaaaaatcatattCATTAATGCCTTCACTGGTCTCAACAGAAAGGTCTTTAGTATTGGGAATGTGATAAGCTTATGATTTTCCAAAACTCTAGTTTTTCACTTGAAAGCTCAATTTTTATCATTGGTAACTAACAGAGcaagttgttttccttgaagtgacaggttCATTGCATTGATTTTTGAGAAAATACCTGCTAAATACCAAAGTCTGAAAAATCAGTGTTTGCCAGTTGTTCTTCacataaaaatgatatttcatgaaaaagaaGCTGGTTCAGCTCACAACTCAAGCACAAAAATGCTTTTCATAGAGACAACGTTCATCCTTTGGTacgtttttcttcttcttccagttttattgagatataatcgacatacagcactgtgtaagctTAAAGGTATACAGCATTATGATTTAACTTACATAcaccatgaaatgattaccacagaaAGGTTACTGAGCAGCCATCAGGAGAAATGCTTTATGTGTACTTCACATTTCACCACACAGAATACTGATGTGTACTGCAGGGTTGAGATTTAACGAAGTTAATGAATTTTACTGCTCTGTTAAGCATATTCTTAAGTGACTGGCATTTTTTTTCAACTGCCAGTGGGTGGTAGTGAAGAATACAGAAACTACTAGCATTATTTGGGCCCACTGCCTTGATTTGTACTAAGGCACTGGCATTTTTTGCATTCAGTGCAAATGTCAGCAGAGTGACAAAGGCAACATCTTGGAattattatgaaaacagttttgCAAACTCCCTGCAACGGTCTCTAGgacccctggggtgggggagggttccATGAGccacactttgggaaccactgctgtAAACTCAAGGGCACTTTCCAGATAAACTCAAAACTTCTTTAGGTAAACTCAAAATGCTTTACATGTGAAATTCTGAAGAAGATAACTAGATAACAAACTAACAGAAAAACACTTTCTAATTGAAAATCTAGAGGAACTTAAATGGAGGCCCATGAGACCAATATGACTAAGTAACTTAGTTCAAAAAGCTTCAGCATGAAAACCTCTAACCTTCCAATGTTTGCTTTCTTCATTATAAATAGTTAACtaattttgtatgatttttatttaaactaaTCAGACAAGAAATCTTCGGATAGCAAACAGTTGAAGGAGGGTCAAAACAATCTTCATTACACCAAGCTAGAACAAATCTGGACCAGGTCCTTCCTACCTTAGAGCCACTCGATACTTCTGCCCCAATTTCTCAATTTCAGCCATTACGCAGTCAGTTATACAAGGGATacctgttaggaaaaaaaaattagtaacagAACTTGTAAAGGAACTGATTTAACTCTCTCTGAATTATATCCAGTTGAGAGTATGTacgcatgtatgtgtgtatgtatgtatatgtatttactgTTTGCCGTGCCAcacggcttgagggatcttagttccctgaccagggatcaaaccgagGCCCCCaacagtggaagcgcagagtcctaaccattggaccaccagggaattcccctgttaAGAATCTTTGAAATGACAGCAAAATAAGCACAGTACAGTGAACAATAAGAACTAGAGAAGAATAAAATCCTTATCTATAAAGAAACTAGGGAACTGTTCCAACCCCACATCACATTCCATAAAGTATCTGTCATAAACataactggggaaaaaaactgagctggaTCCTTGTCattgtttatatattaaaataaattctagatggaagaaaatttaaatgtgaatcaaaatatttaaatgtgaacCAAAAGAAACCGTGAAATTAACCAGAGAATATGAATTTgatcacataaaaatataaaacttctgtTTGACAACTATCAAACAAAAAGTCAtactgaagtaaaataaaaataaactggaaaaaacatttttacacaTTTGTCAAAGGGTAAATTTTCTTAATATACAAAGAGCTTTATAATAATAGCTTGGAAGCACTGAAATTaaagctgtgattaaaaaatcttccaacgaataaaagcccaggaccagatggcttcacaggcgaattctatcaaacatttagaaaagagctaacacttatccttctcaaactcttccaaaatatagcagagggaggaatgctcccaaactcattctacgaggccaccatcaccctgacaccaaaaccagacaaagatgtcacaaaaaaagaaaactacaggccagtatcactgatgaacatagatgcaaaaatcctcaacaagatactagcaaacagaatccaacagcacattaaaaggatcatatactacgatcaagtggggtttatcccaggaatgcaaggactcttcaatatatgtaaatcaatcaatgcgatacaccatattaacaaattgaagaataaaaaccatacgataagctcattagatgcagaaaaagctttcaacaaaattcaacaccgatttgtgataaaatctctccagaaagtaggcatagagggaaacttcctcaacataataaaggccatattatgacaaacccacagccaacatcgttctcaatggtgaaaaactgaaaccatttcctctaagatcaggaacaagacaaggttgcccactctcaccactattattcaacatagttttggaagttttagccacagcaatcaaagaagaaaacgaaataaaaggaatccaaattggaaaagaagaagtaaaactgtcattgtttgcagatgacatgacactatacatagagaatcctaaagatgctaccagaaaactactagagctaatcaatgaatttggtgaagtagcaggatacaaaattaacgcacagaaatctctggcattcctatacactaatgatgaaaaatctgaaagagaaattaaggaaacactcccatttaccattgcagcaaaaagaataaaatacctaggaataaacctaagagacaaaagacctgtatgcagaaacctattagacactgatgaaagaaattaaagatgatacaaatagatggagagatataccatgttcttggattggaagaatcaacattgtgaaaatgactctactacccaaagcaatctacagattcaacgcaatccctatcaaactaccactggcatttttcacagaactagaacaaaaaatgtcacaatttgtatggaaacacaaaagactccgaatagccaaagcaatcttg
Above is a genomic segment from Tursiops truncatus isolate mTurTru1 chromosome 2, mTurTru1.mat.Y, whole genome shotgun sequence containing:
- the FCF1 gene encoding rRNA-processing protein FCF1 homolog isoform X2: MGKQKKTRKYATMKRMLSLRDQRLKEKDRLKPKKKEKKDPSALKEREVPQHPSCLFFQYNTQLGPPYHILVDTNFINFSIKAKLDLVQSMMDCLYAKCIPCITDCVMAEIEKLGQKYRVALRIAKDPRFERLPCTHKGTYADDCLVQRVTQHKCYIVATVDRDLKRRIRKIPGVPIMYISNHRYNIERMPDDYGAPRF
- the FCF1 gene encoding rRNA-processing protein FCF1 homolog isoform X3; protein product: MMDCLYAKCIPCITDCVMAEIEKLGQKYRVALRIAKDPRFERLPCTHKGTYADDCLVQRVTQHKCYIVATVDRDLKRRIRKIPGVPIMYISNHRCRFDGRSQSSHLEPRDGSFRLKMTTLDCLPLNCSMSENELLFCLIHCTSVSRCYSSLDYFLINTFIL